In the Burkholderia contaminans genome, ACCACGTCGCCGCGTTCGGCCGTGATCAGCAGCGACGGCACGGCCAGTTGCGCGGCGTCCGCGTGGAAATCGTCGGCATGAAAGCCTTCGTACGACGCGCGCACCGCGCGCTCGTCGCAGGTATGCAGCCATTCGGCGCGCAACTGCAGCTCGGCGTCCGTCCAGGTCGGGCAGAACGCGCGCATGCCTTCGGCGTCGGTGCCGGCGCGCGCGAGCGCCATCGAGTCGATGTACCACGGCAGCTTGCCCGGATAGTCGCGGCGGTTCGGGCCCGACACGGGCGGATCGACGAGCACGACCGATTCGAGCCCGTGGATGCCGCGGCGCGCGGCGCGCGCGGCGATCCGCGCGCCCATCGAATGGCCGACGAGGCTGGTGCGCGGCAGGCCGAGCGCGGTGACGAGCGCCGCGATGTCGTCGGCCTGCGCATCGAGGCTGTAGTCGAGCGACGGCGACGCGTCGGACAGCCCGCGGCCGCGCACGTCGAGCACGTAGGTATCGAACGCCGCGCCGAATACTTCGCCGACGAAACCCCACGTGATCGCGGGGCTCGTGATGCCGGGAATCAGCACGATCGCCGGGCGCGACGCGCGTGCGCCGGTCGCGCCGCCGTAGCGCAGGTAGTGCTGGCGGATACCGTTCGCGCGGATGTTCGCGCCATACAGGAAAGTCGAGGGCATGAAGGGACTCCGTCGAAAGGGCCGCGCTCAGTACGCGCCGGACAGCAGCGCGCCGGCGCCGGGCACGATCGGCTCGAGGTCGAGCTCGCGCAGCATCGCGTAGGTCGTCGCGATCGCGGCCGTGATCACGGGCTTGCCCGTCATCGCCTCGACCTTCGCGACGGCCGGCAGCGACGGCATCTGCACGCAGGCGGACAGCACGATCGCATCGGCGTCCTGGTAAGGCAGCGTCTTCACGATGTCGGGCAGGCGCGCCGGATCGTGGCGGCCGACGTCGAGGTTGTCGGGGATCTCCAGCGCGCGGTACGCGAGCACGTCGAAGCCTTCGTTGCGGATGTAGTCGACCACGAGTTCGGTCAGCGGCAGCATGTACGGCGCGACGACGACGATCCGCTTCGCGCCGATCACCTTCAGTGCGTCGACGAGCGCGCCTGCACTCGTCAGCACGGGCGCCTGCGCGCCGTTGTCCGCCGTGTGCTTCGTCAGGCGTGCCTGCGACACACGGTGGTAGCCGTGCCCCATCGCCATGATCGCGACCAGGCACGCGTAGCCGAGCACGTCGACGCGTGCATCGCTCAGTTCCACCGCGCAGCGGTCGGATTCGGCATCCATTGCCGCGAGTTCTTCCTTGACGACCTTCTTCATCCGCATCCGGCTCGAGTGGTACGTGAAGCGCTCGGGGCGGATCGTTTCGCGCAGCCGCAGCATCGCGGGAATCTCGGTTTCCATCGTCGTGTTGGAACTCGGCACGATCTGGCCGATGCGGTAGGTCTTGCTCATGACGGGGAGGCTCCGTGTCGGTAAGAGTGGGCGGCACGCTGGCGCGGGATCGCCGGATGTCGAGCAAAGTCTAGTGTGTACATTTGAAAATGGCAATGAATCAAAATGATCTCAATCGAGCGTCGGCCGCTTTGTGGTGCGTATATTCGATGAATTATTGGTATTTTCCCGAATGTCGGCATGGCCGGCAATAATCCTCTTGTTCTGAATAAATTGAGTGTGTACGCTACATAAACGCCATTCAATCCGCCCGTTCTCGTGCCGCATTCGGCGACGGGCCCACGATCAGGAGATCCGCATGAGCACACCCCGTATCGCAATCATCGGCGCCGGTCTCGGCGGCACGGCCGCCGCGGCGCTGCTTCAGCGCGGCGGCTACGACGTCGCGCTGTACGAGCAGGCGCCGGCGTTCTCGCGCCTCGGCGCGGGCATCCACCTCGGCCCGAACGTGATGAAGATCATGCGGCGCATCGGTTGCGAGGACGCGCTGGAGACGATGGGTTCGCATCCGGATTTCTGGTACAGCCGCGACTGGCAGACGGCCGACGTACTCGCGCAGATCCCGCTCGGCGACTACGCGCGCAAGGCCTACGGCGCGCGCTACCTGACCGTGCATCGCGGTGATTTCCATGCATTGATGACGCAGGCGGTGACGCCCGGCACGATCCGCTTCGGCAAGCGGCTCGCAGCGGTGGAGGACACCGGCGACGCGGTGCGCCTGACGTTCGCCGACGGCAGCGTCGAGACGGCCGACATCGTGATCGGCGCGGACGGCGTGAATTCGCGGATCCGCGAGCACCTGCTCGGCGCGGAACCGCCGCGCTATACGGGCTACGTCGCGCACCGCGCGGTGTTCCCGGCGTCGCTGCTCGGCAACAAGCCGTACGACATGTGCGTGAAGTGGTGGTCGGAGGATCGCCACATGATGGTCTACTACGTGACCGAGAAGCGCGACGAGTATTACTACGTGACCGGCGTGCCGCAGGCCGAATGGCCCGAGGGCGTGTCGATGGTCGACAGCAGCCGCGATGAAATGCGCGAGGCGTTCGCGGGTTTCCATGCCGACATCCAGCACCTGATCGACGTGTCGCCGTCGATCACCAAGTGGCCGCTGCTCGAACGCGATCCGCTGCCGTTGTGGAGCCGCGGCCGCCTCGTGCTGCTCGGCGACGCGTGCCATCCGATGAAGCCGCACATGGCGCAGGGCGCGGCGATGGCGATCGAGGATGCCGCGATGCTCGCGCGCTGCCTCGATGAAGTCGGCGTCGGCGACTACGCGGGCGCATTCGCGTTGTACGAGGCGAATCGTGCGGCGCGCGCGTCGAAGGTGCAGCTCGTGTCGCACAACAACACGTGGCTGCGCACGAACGAGGATCCGGCGTGGGTGTTCGGCTACGACGTGTTCGACGTGCCGCTCGTCTCGCCGTCGCGCGACAGCGTCGCGGCCGTGGCCTGACGCGTACGCGGTGCCCGCGCCGTCCGGCGCTTCGCCGTCGCGTGCGCCGCTGCGTCGGTACGCGTGTTTTCGGCGTGTTATATGTCAGGCGCGCCGGCGGCAGTGCCCGCTGCCGGTCGCTCGCCGCATTCCGGATCCATTCATGTCCCATCCCGCTTCTCCGTCGCGGCCGCTGGCGTTTCGCGTGAACGGCACGCCGCACACCTTCGCCGAGGCCGCGCCCGACGCGCCGCTGCTGCTGGTCCTGCGCAACGACTGCGCGCTCAACGGCCCAAAGTACGGCTGCGGGCTCGGGCAGTGCGGCGCGTGCACGGTGCTGGTCGACGGGCAGGCGACGCGTTCGTGCGTCGTGCCGGCCGCCGCCGCGAGCGGGCGCGACGTCACGACGCTGGAAGGGCTCGGGTCGCGCGACGCGCCG is a window encoding:
- a CDS encoding alpha/beta fold hydrolase — protein: MPSTFLYGANIRANGIRQHYLRYGGATGARASRPAIVLIPGITSPAITWGFVGEVFGAAFDTYVLDVRGRGLSDASPSLDYSLDAQADDIAALVTALGLPRTSLVGHSMGARIAARAARRGIHGLESVVLVDPPVSGPNRRDYPGKLPWYIDSMALARAGTDAEGMRAFCPTWTDAELQLRAEWLHTCDERAVRASYEGFHADDFHADAAQLAVPSLLITAERGDVVRDDDVAELQRATPSMRHVRVPGAGHMIPWDNAPGFYAAFGDFLGAPLAA
- a CDS encoding maleate cis-trans isomerase family protein; protein product: MSKTYRIGQIVPSSNTTMETEIPAMLRLRETIRPERFTYHSSRMRMKKVVKEELAAMDAESDRCAVELSDARVDVLGYACLVAIMAMGHGYHRVSQARLTKHTADNGAQAPVLTSAGALVDALKVIGAKRIVVVAPYMLPLTELVVDYIRNEGFDVLAYRALEIPDNLDVGRHDPARLPDIVKTLPYQDADAIVLSACVQMPSLPAVAKVEAMTGKPVITAAIATTYAMLRELDLEPIVPGAGALLSGAY
- a CDS encoding FAD-dependent monooxygenase, with product MSTPRIAIIGAGLGGTAAAALLQRGGYDVALYEQAPAFSRLGAGIHLGPNVMKIMRRIGCEDALETMGSHPDFWYSRDWQTADVLAQIPLGDYARKAYGARYLTVHRGDFHALMTQAVTPGTIRFGKRLAAVEDTGDAVRLTFADGSVETADIVIGADGVNSRIREHLLGAEPPRYTGYVAHRAVFPASLLGNKPYDMCVKWWSEDRHMMVYYVTEKRDEYYYVTGVPQAEWPEGVSMVDSSRDEMREAFAGFHADIQHLIDVSPSITKWPLLERDPLPLWSRGRLVLLGDACHPMKPHMAQGAAMAIEDAAMLARCLDEVGVGDYAGAFALYEANRAARASKVQLVSHNNTWLRTNEDPAWVFGYDVFDVPLVSPSRDSVAAVA
- a CDS encoding (2Fe-2S)-binding protein, with protein sequence MSHPASPSRPLAFRVNGTPHTFAEAAPDAPLLLVLRNDCALNGPKYGCGLGQCGACTVLVDGQATRSCVVPAAAASGRDVTTLEGLGSRDAPHPIQRAFIDEQAAQCGYCLNGMIMSTKALLDRHPAPDDAAIRDALRFNLCRCGTHLEIIRAVHRAARYLRGGDEA